From the genome of Gemmatimonadales bacterium:
GACAATGTTCGTGGGCGATCGAGCTGCTGCGTGCCGCGGCGCCGGGCGCGGCGGACGGCGACCGCCGGATCGCCGCTGCCGACTCGGCGTTCCGGAACACGCTCATCCTCGAGTTCGTTCCCCGGTACGAGGCCCTCCTGCTCGCCCGGGTCTGGGAATCGCGCGGCGACCTGCGCCGGGCGCTCGCGGCCATCCGGCTGCGGATGTACGGGCCAGGACTCTCCGAGGGCTGCTGCTGGCGCGAGGAAGGTCGCCTCGCCGCGCTCGCGGGCGACACGGCGGGCGCGATCCGCGCCTACCGGACCTACCTGGTGATGCGGCAGGACGCCGAGCCGCTGCTCATCCCCCAGCGCGACAGCGTGCGGGCCGAGGTGGCGCGGCTGGAAAGACGCCAGTAGGGCCTGCCTTGCCTGTGTCATACATGTGATGTAATATGTATGATATGAAGCGCACCACCATCTTCATCGAACCGTCCCTGGAGCGGCGCCTCAAAGCGCTGGCGCGCCGTGAGGGGAAGAGCTTCGCCCAGTGCGTGCGCGAGGCGGTGGCGCAGTACGTCGCGGAGCCGAAGGCCGGCAAGCGTCCCCTGCCGAGCTTCTTCGGGATCGCGTCCGGCGGCGACCCCGACGTGTCCGAGCGCTTCGAGGAGTTGCTCTGGACGGATCCTCACGCGTGACCGTACTGGCCGATGCCGGATGCCTCTACGCGATGGTGCACCGCGACGACGCCTGGCACGAGCGAACCCGTCACTGGTGGGAGGCGAATGCCGAGCCGGTCCTGGTTCCGGTCACGGTGATCCCGGAGGTGACGTACATGCTGGCCAAGCGGCTCGGTGTGCACGCCGAGCAGGGATTCGTGCGCGCGCTGGCGTCCGGCGAGCTGCCGATCGAGTCGCTCGAGGGCGCGGACGTCGCGCGGGCGGCGGACCTCATCGGCCTGTACGCCGACTTGCCGCTGGGGTTCGTGGACGCCTCGATCGTGGCGATGGCCGAGCGTCTCGACGTGACCACCATTCTGACGACGGATCGGCGCGACTTCGGCGTGGTGCGACCGGCGCACTGCCCCCGGCTTCGGCTGGTGCCGTAGCCGCACGCACGAAGGGCCGCCACCCGGCGGCCCTTCGCGCAAGAGGTACGGCTCCCGGCGTCAGTCGGTGGTCTCGGCGTACGCCTCTATGGGCGGACAGGTGCAGACCAGGTTCCGGTCGCCCCACGCATCGTTGATCCGGCCCACCGGCGGCCAGATCTTGTGCTCCCGTGTCGCGGGACTCGGGAACGCCGCCCGCTCGCGCGAGTAGGGGCGCGTCCACTCGTCGGCCAGCAGATCCGCCAGCGGGTGCGGCGCGTTGGTGAGCAGGTTGTTCCCCTTGTCCGCCTCGCCGTTCTCGATCTCCCTGATCTCGCCGCGGATCGCGATCAGCGCGTCGCAGAAGCGGTCCAGCTCCTCCTTCGATTCGCTCTCCGTGGGCTCGATCATCAGGGTGCCCGGAACCGGGAAGCTCACTGTGGGCGGATGGAAGCCGTAGTCGATCAGCCGCTTGGCGATGTCAATCACCTCGATGCCGGCGGAGGCCTTGAACGGGCGCGTGTCGAGGATGCACTCGTGCGCCACGAGGCCGTTGGCTCCCGCGTAGAGCAGCTCGAGGTGTCCCTGCAACCGCTTCGCCACGTAGTTGGCGCTGAGTATCGCCACTTTCGTGGCGTCGGTGAGACCGCCGGGCCCCATCATCGCGATGTACGCCCACGAGATGGGAAGGATGGACGGGCTCCCCCACGGCGCCGCGGACACCGTGCCGCACGGCTGCGCCACGCCTAACGGCACCACCGGATGGTCCGGCAGGAACGGCGCTAGGTGCTTCGCGACGCAGATCGGCCCCATGCCAGGGCCGCCGCCACCATGCGGGATGCAGAAGGTCTTGTGGATGTTGAGGTGGCACACGTCGGCGCCGACGTCGCCCGGCCGGCATAGCCCCACCTGCGCGTTCATGTTCGCGCCGTCCAGGTACACCTGCCCGCCGTGCTCGTGCACGATCCGGCAAACTTCCTTGATCGTGTTCTCGAAGACGCCGTGGGTGGACGGATACGTCACCATCAGTGCGCCGAGGGCGTCCTGGTGCGCGGCCGCCTTCTCCCTCAGGTCGGCCAGATCGATCTCGCCGCGCTCGTCGGTCTTCACCACCACCACCTGCATCCCCGCCATCACCGCGCTCGCCGGGTTGGTACCATGCGCCGAGGCCGGGATCAGGCACGTGGTGCGGTGTGGTTGGCCGTTGGCGCGGTGGTAAGCACGGATGACCACCAGGCCGGCGAACTCGCCCTGCGAGCCCGCGTTGGGCTGGAGCGAGCAGGCGTGGAAGCCGGTTATCTCGTTCAGCCACCGCTCGAGCTGCGTGAAGAGTTCCGCGTAACCTTTCGTCTGCTCGCGGGGCGCGAAAGGATGGATGCCGCCGAACTCGCGCCAAGTCACCGGGACCATCTCGGTCGTGGCGTTGAGCTTCATCGTGCATGAGCCGAGCGGGATCATCGCCGAAGTGAGGGAGAGGTCGCGGTCCTCCAGCTTCTTCAGGTAGCGCAGCATCTCGGTCTCGGAGCGGTAGCGGCTGAAGACCGGGTGCGTTAGGAACGGGCTGGTCCGCGCCAGCTCCGGCGGGATGGCGCGCGGCGAGTCGGCGCGGAGCGCCGGTACGTCCCTGCCTAAAGCGAACACCGAGATGAGGTCGTTGAGGTCGGACGACGTTACTGTCTCGTCGAGCGCCACGGCGATGCGCGTCGGCGACAGCGCCCGCAGGTTGATCCGCTTGGCCCGCGCGGCTTCGTGGACGCGCCCGGCCGTCGCCGCGTCGGTCTCGACCGCGATCGTGTCGAAGAAGGCTTGGTTGAGGAGCCGGAAGCCCAGGGCCTTCAGCGCCGTCGCGAGGCCGCGGGTCCGGGCGTGAACGAGGTCGGCGATGGCGCGGATCCCGTCGGGGCCGTGCCAGACCGCGTACATCCCGGCGCACACGGCCAGCAGCACCTGCGCAGTGCAGATGTTACTGGTGGCCTTCTCGCGGCGGATGTGCTGCTCGCGCGTGCCGAGCGCCATGCGAAGGCCGGGCCTCCCCGCCTGGTCCTTGGAGACGCCGATGATGCGGCCGGGCAGCTGCCGCTTGTACTGGTCCTTGGTGGCAAAGAACGCGGCGTGTGGGCCGCCGTAGCCGAGCGGCACGCCGAAGCGCTGCGAATTTCCGATCGCGATGTCGGCGCCCCACTCACCGGGCGGAGTGAGCACCGCGAGGGCGAGGAGATCGGTAGCCGCCGTGACCAGCGCGCCGGCGGCGTGGGCCCGCTCGCACAGCGCGCGGAAGTCACGCACCCGGCCGTCGGTCGCCGGATACTGCACCAGCGCGCCGATGACTCCGCCCTTGAACTCGAAGCGATCGGGGTCCGCGACCACGATCTCGACGCCCTGGACCTCGGCGCGCGTCCGCACCACCGCGATGGTCTGCGGGTGGCACTGCTCGTCGACCAGGAAGACGGTGTGGGCGCCGGCCTTCACCACCGCGTGCGTCAGGTGCATCGCTTCGGCCGCTGCCGTGGCCTCGTCCAGCAGCGACGCGTTGGCGATCTCCAGGCCGGTGAGGTTCGAAACCATCGTCTGGTAGTTGAGCAGCGCCTCGAGCCGGCCCTGCGCGATCTCCGCCTGGTAGGGCGTGTAAGCGGTGTACCAGCCGGGGTTCTCGAGGATATTCCGCAGGATCACGGGCGGCGTGATCGTGTCGTGGTATCCCATCCCGATATACGAGCGGAATACCTGGTTCTGCGCGGCGATCCCGCGAAGCTCCGCGAGCGCCTCCGCTTCACTCTTCGCGGCGGGGAGGTCGAGCGGGCGTCCCAGGCGGATGTCCGGGGGCACCACCGCGTCGATGAACGCGTCGAGCGAGGGATAGCCGACGGCCTCGAGCATGGAGCGCGTGTCGTCGGGGCCGGGGCCGATGTGGCGGGCGGCGAAATCGTCTTGACTAGTCAGCATGTCGGACATGAGTAAGAGGAGTTGGCGGAGCGCAAATGACGGTCGAGCCGGGCCCGGGCCCGGCTCGCACGGTCACTGTCCGATGTGCGAGGCGTATTCGTCCGGACTGAGCAGCCCGTCCATGTCGTCGGTTTTCCTGAGCCGGAGGCGGACCATCCAGCCGGCGCCGTAGGGGTCCTGGTTGACGAGCGATGGGTCTGCTTCGAGCGCGGCGTTCACTTCGACGATCTCGCCGGAGACGGGGCAGTAGAGCTCGGAGACGGCCTTCACGGCCTCGATGGTTCCGAACGGCTCCATCTTGCCGAACTTCTTCCCGGCAGCGGGCAGGTCGACGTACACGACGTCTCCCAGCTCGCCCTGCGCGTAGTCGGTGATGCCTATCTCGACCACGCCGTCGGTGTCGGTCTGGTGGACGTATTCATGCTCTTCGGTGTAGAGCAGGTGATCCGGGATGTTCGACATCGGGGCTCCGCGTGCAGGTGTTTCGGCCGCCAAACGCTACCCGGGCCCCGGGGTGAAGTCAAGCGAAAAACGGGGCCGTCAGCCGCCGGCCGCCGGCGCTCTCCGCTCCAGCTCCATCCAGGCTTCGCGGGCGCGCGCTTCGAGCGCTTCGCGCGTGCCGTCGTTGTCGATGACGATATGGCTCCGCTCGCGCTTGAGGCGGCTGGGCAGCTGCGCGCCGAGTAGGTCATCGGCCTCCTCGCGACTGTAGCCGCGCATCTCCAGGAGCCGCGATCGGCGCACCGCTTCGGGCGCATCCACCAGCACCACCACGTCGAACGACGAGGGCGATAGGACCTCGAAGAGGAGCGGGATGTCGGCTACGATGATACGGTCGCCACGGGCTCGCGCGTCCTGCTCGAGCTTCTGCGAGAGCCGCGCGACCTCCGGGTGCACGATGGCATTGAGGACCGCGCGCTGCTCGTCGTTCGCCATCACGCGGCGGCGGAGCGACGCGCGGTCGAGCGAGCCGTCGGGCAGCCGGAGATCGCCGCCGAAACGCTTGAAGATGGCGTCCAGCGCCGGGGAGCCGGGCGCCACGGCCTCGCGCGCGAGCAGGTCGGAGTCGATGACGCCCGCGCCCCATTGTTTGAAGAGCGCGAGGACGGTGGACTTGCCCGCGGCGGCGTTGCCGGTGAGGCCGACCCTAAGCATGGGGAGCGGGGAGCGGGGAGCGGTACCTTGGGTTGCGCGCCGCGGCCGCGGTGCACGCTGAGGGAACCGCTCCCCGCTCCCCGCTCCCCCTAGAGTAGCGCACCCTGACCCTCATCTTTCCGCGGCACCTCGTGGCAGTGCCGGCACCGCGCCTCGTACGACTCGCGGCCGCCCACCATTATCTGCGGCGACTCGTAGGGCGCGGGCTTGCCGTTGATGAGCCGCTGGTTGCGGGTCGCCGGCCCGCCGCACACCACGCAGATCGCGTGCATCTTGTCCACGATCTCCGCGCTCGCCATCAGGTCGGGCATCGCACCGAAGCCCTCGGCGCGGAAGTCGCTGTCGGTGCCCGCGAGGATCACCCGCACGCCGCGGTCGGCCAGCGCGTTGGCCACGGAGACGATGCCGTGGTCGAGGAACTGCGCCTCGTCGACCGCGACCACCTCGGTGTCGGCGCGCACCCGTTCCATGATCTCGAGCGACGACTGCACCGGCTCGGCCTCGACTATCGTTCCGTCGTGGCTGCTCACGGTGAACACGCCGCTATAGCGATCGTCGAGGTGCGACTTGAAGACCTGCACCTTTCGCTTCGCTATCACCGCGCGGCGCACCCGACGGATGAGCTCCTCGCTCTTGCCGGCGAACATCACGCCGCTGATGACTTCGAGCCAACCGGGTTGGGTGCCGTGGAACATGCCTGGTCCGGAGTGGGAGATGGCGAGCGTCGAAGTATGAAAACCAAGCCGATGGGGGTCAAGCGCGAAA
Proteins encoded in this window:
- the gcvH gene encoding glycine cleavage system protein GcvH, with amino-acid sequence MSNIPDHLLYTEEHEYVHQTDTDGVVEIGITDYAQGELGDVVYVDLPAAGKKFGKMEPFGTIEAVKAVSELYCPVSGEIVEVNAALEADPSLVNQDPYGAGWMVRLRLRKTDDMDGLLSPDEYASHIGQ
- a CDS encoding CopG family transcriptional regulator, translating into MKRTTIFIEPSLERRLKALARREGKSFAQCVREAVAQYVAEPKAGKRPLPSFFGIASGGDPDVSERFEELLWTDPHA
- a CDS encoding thymidine kinase, with amino-acid sequence MFHGTQPGWLEVISGVMFAGKSEELIRRVRRAVIAKRKVQVFKSHLDDRYSGVFTVSSHDGTIVEAEPVQSSLEIMERVRADTEVVAVDEAQFLDHGIVSVANALADRGVRVILAGTDSDFRAEGFGAMPDLMASAEIVDKMHAICVVCGGPATRNQRLINGKPAPYESPQIMVGGRESYEARCRHCHEVPRKDEGQGALL
- a CDS encoding PIN domain-containing protein, whose protein sequence is MTVLADAGCLYAMVHRDDAWHERTRHWWEANAEPVLVPVTVIPEVTYMLAKRLGVHAEQGFVRALASGELPIESLEGADVARAADLIGLYADLPLGFVDASIVAMAERLDVTTILTTDRRDFGVVRPAHCPRLRLVP
- the coaE gene encoding dephospho-CoA kinase (Dephospho-CoA kinase (CoaE) performs the final step in coenzyme A biosynthesis.), with the protein product MLRVGLTGNAAAGKSTVLALFKQWGAGVIDSDLLAREAVAPGSPALDAIFKRFGGDLRLPDGSLDRASLRRRVMANDEQRAVLNAIVHPEVARLSQKLEQDARARGDRIIVADIPLLFEVLSPSSFDVVVLVDAPEAVRRSRLLEMRGYSREEADDLLGAQLPSRLKRERSHIVIDNDGTREALEARAREAWMELERRAPAAGG
- the gcvP gene encoding aminomethyl-transferring glycine dehydrogenase yields the protein MLTSQDDFAARHIGPGPDDTRSMLEAVGYPSLDAFIDAVVPPDIRLGRPLDLPAAKSEAEALAELRGIAAQNQVFRSYIGMGYHDTITPPVILRNILENPGWYTAYTPYQAEIAQGRLEALLNYQTMVSNLTGLEIANASLLDEATAAAEAMHLTHAVVKAGAHTVFLVDEQCHPQTIAVVRTRAEVQGVEIVVADPDRFEFKGGVIGALVQYPATDGRVRDFRALCERAHAAGALVTAATDLLALAVLTPPGEWGADIAIGNSQRFGVPLGYGGPHAAFFATKDQYKRQLPGRIIGVSKDQAGRPGLRMALGTREQHIRREKATSNICTAQVLLAVCAGMYAVWHGPDGIRAIADLVHARTRGLATALKALGFRLLNQAFFDTIAVETDAATAGRVHEAARAKRINLRALSPTRIAVALDETVTSSDLNDLISVFALGRDVPALRADSPRAIPPELARTSPFLTHPVFSRYRSETEMLRYLKKLEDRDLSLTSAMIPLGSCTMKLNATTEMVPVTWREFGGIHPFAPREQTKGYAELFTQLERWLNEITGFHACSLQPNAGSQGEFAGLVVIRAYHRANGQPHRTTCLIPASAHGTNPASAVMAGMQVVVVKTDERGEIDLADLREKAAAHQDALGALMVTYPSTHGVFENTIKEVCRIVHEHGGQVYLDGANMNAQVGLCRPGDVGADVCHLNIHKTFCIPHGGGGPGMGPICVAKHLAPFLPDHPVVPLGVAQPCGTVSAAPWGSPSILPISWAYIAMMGPGGLTDATKVAILSANYVAKRLQGHLELLYAGANGLVAHECILDTRPFKASAGIEVIDIAKRLIDYGFHPPTVSFPVPGTLMIEPTESESKEELDRFCDALIAIRGEIREIENGEADKGNNLLTNAPHPLADLLADEWTRPYSRERAAFPSPATREHKIWPPVGRINDAWGDRNLVCTCPPIEAYAETTD